The DNA region TTACAACGAACATCCATGATGCTCCTCGGCATTGCTGCTGCCTGCGTGCTTATCGTCAGCCTGATTCTTTACTTTGGCGATCGCCCGAATCCTGCAGAGCTGCGAGGACGTGAAACTGTGGATACTGCTTCCGGACAGCCGCTGGTTCAGATCGGGCCCGTTTACATTACGGAGGCTGATCTCACCCGATATAAAGAGCATTTACAGCTTACTTCGGCAACCCCGGCTGATGACCCCACGCTTGTGAAAGAGCTTGTCATCGACCAGCTGATGCTGCATTTGGCGGATGAACAAGGGCTGACCGCAACCCGTGAGGAAGGGATTCGGGAGGCTGAGCGGATGCGGAAGACATTACAGGAGCAGCCCGCCGAAGTGCAGAAGCAGCATGCTGCATTTATCGATGAGCTGAAGGTTAGCGAGGAAACCTACTGGGAGGATTACGCTGCCCCGGTGTATCAGGAGCAATTATCCAGAGAGAAATTGGTGAGCTCGCTTGTCGCCAAGCAGAAGGAGGACGGACGGGACGTGGTTGCCACCGGACATGCGCTTCGAAACGAGCTGCTGGAAGCCGCCTTGAAGGATGGTACGGTGAAAGTGCTGGATCCGGACATGCAGTGGTAACACCTATCATTTGGCGGAGAACGCCCTACCCTTACTGCAGTTCGTTTTCCGAAGCCAACTGCTCCATCCGCTGCTTTCTCTCCCGCTCTTCTCTCGCTTTGCGATCCCGCTCCATTGCTTCCGCGATATAATCGCGAGGCTTAAGCTTGCCATTCATATTCAACAGTATGGCAATAATGACTAGCTGCAGAATGACGATAATAGCCAGCACAGCACCACCCCCTAACGATAAAGTATGGTTCACCCAAAGCTGCCCCTAATATATAAAACACCTTGGTCTTACGGTTGGTTTGACGCTTTGCCAGATTTCCGCGAATCCGGTAAACTGGATAGGCATGTTTTTTAACTCCGATTGCCTGAATCGGACCCCAAATATCGGATGACGAAATGATTGGTGAAGCTTATGACAACCTCAACCGTTAGCATACCTTTTTATAAACGCCCGTTCGGCACGAACCGCTTGGATGTTCCCTTGGCAAAGCTGGCCTCCTTGGAAAACAGCCGGGATCTGGTGGCCCACGATGCGCCGGACGCGGCTTTTTTTCGCGGATTGGAATCGCAGGGCCTGTATTTAAACCGCGCCCAAATCCAAGCCGTACGGCATACGCAGGGCCCGCTGCTTACCCTTGCCGGAGCAGGCTCCGGCAAGACGTCCGTGCTGGTCAGCCGCACCGGCTACCTGATCGCCTGCCGCAGGGCCGACCCGTCCTCCATCCTGCTCGTTACGTTCTCATCCAAGGCCGCGGCCGAGATGAAGGAGCGCATCATGGCCCTTCCCGGGCTCAGAGCCGGAGAAGCGGCCAAAGTGACGGCAAGAACGTTCCACTCCTTTTTCCTGTACCTGCTCCGAACGCGAGGATATCGTCAGGAAATTTTGGGAAACGCCAGGCATCAGCAATTCATCATCAAGCGCATACTCCGGGAAATGGGACTGCAGGACCGCTACGAGGCAGAAACGCTGCTCTCGCTATGGTCCGCTTACCGGATGAACATGACCGGAATGAATGAGCTGCCCGGCAGCACGCCGGCGGAAGTGGAGCAGCGGGAAATCTTCGCCCGTTACGAGGAGTGGAAGGTGGCGCACGACCAGATGGATTTTGACGATATCCTGGTACTGTCGCATCGCCTGCTTACAACCGAGCCGGCATTGCTGGCATCGCTGCAAAGACGCTACCGGTATGTCATGGTCGATGAATTTCAAGACACCGGGCTGCTCCCGTACGAGCTTCTGAAGCTAATCGTCGCCCCGCATCGCAACCTCATGGTGGTCGGCGATGATGATCAGACAATCTACGGCTTCAACGGTGCCCGAAACGAATTTATTCTCGAATTCGACCAAACGTACCCCGATGCCAAAATCATCACCCTGGACATCAATTACCGCTCCCTCTCCTCGATCGTCGGGCTCGGCAACGAAATTATCCGGGTCAACCAGCGGCGCCGTCCCAAGCTGCTGCGATCCACCCGCAAGAGCGGCAGCGTGCCGCTGTACTTGCGACCCGGCGACCCTGATCAGGAAGCAGAGCTGCTGCTGAACCATATTACGGAAGAGGTCCGGGAGCGCGGCAGGTCCTATCGGGACTATGCGGTCTTATATCGGACCGCCAGCAACAGCAGAGCCATTTTCGAACAGCTTGTGATGCGGGATATTCCGTTCATTCATTATGAAAATGGCGAGCTGTTCTACGAGCAATGGGTCGTGAAGCCGGTAATGGACCATCTGCGCCTGTCGCTGGACCGCCGCAATTTTCATGCTATGGAGGGAGTGCTCCATACCTTGTATGTGAACCGGGACAAAGGCATGGCCTTTATCCGGGAGAAGGATGCGCCCCGTCCCAAAAAGGGACCTCTTGCCCACCTGCTGAGCTATCCCGGCCTGAAAGACTTTCAGGTCGAGCAAATCCGGGAACGCTCCAAGCTGATTAAAGGGCTGCAGGCCATGGAGCCGGTATCGGCCATTCAAGAGATCCGGCGGCGCTTCTATGACAAGTTCCTGGAGGCGGATGAGCGGCAGGAGCTGACGCTGCATAAGGAGCTGATTCAGGAAGGGCTTGATGAGCTGGAGGCCTCAGCCAAGCGGTTCAAAGAGGTTTCCGAGTTCGTCGGATTCGTGGACCGTCTCATTGACATCCATCGGGAGATGGCGGCAATGAAGCGGGACGAGGAAGCGGATGCGATCCGGCTGATGACGATTCATAAATCGAAGGGGCTTGAATTCCCTTCGGTTTGCCTGATCGGGGCAAGCGAAGGCATTCTGCCCCATTCCTCTTCGCTCCTCGCCGAGCATTTGGACGATCACCACCCGTTGTCGGACAAGGAAGACAAAGCATTGGATGCGCTGGAGGAGGAGCGCCGGCTGGCATACGTTGCGATCACCAGAGCCCGGGATGAGCTCATCATAAGCTCGCCGGCTTACTATCGCGGGCGTAAAACCGACGTGTCCCGCTTCTTCCGGGACGTCTTCCTTACCGAGGAGCAGCGCGAACAAGCGCGCGGAAAAGCCTCGGAAGCGGCCGCCCCCCGGAGAACCCGCGGGATCGGCTTAGAGACAGCCCGCAGGCCGGTCGCTTCGGGACGGCCCGGGTCATCGCGAACGGCTGGCGGCGCCAGCTCCGCCGGAGCATCACGGGAGCGGAAGCCGATTACGGTAACCGTTCCCGTCACGGGTAGCCCTGAGCGCCGAGAGCCCAAGCCGCCCGTTGAAATGGAAACCGTCAACGTATGGCTGTGCACGGGAGCGGGCTGCAAGGGCTGGCAGCGGATCCAGCCTGCCGGGCAAGCTCCTGTCCGCGGCTCCCGGGGTTCTGAGGGCAAGGCGTGCCCGCTATGCCAAGCGCCGATGAAGCAGGGCCGCAAGGAGGTGCCTGTCCAGAAGCGGGCGCGACGGTCGTAATTGCGAGCATCACGGCGGCGAATCGAACCTAGGAAGCCGTAAGGGGCAATGTGCCCACCCCCGAAAAAGTCCTGACGCCATTTGCATTCGATCCATCCCTATATTCAAAGGAGAGCCAAAAGAGCCTCCTCTCTCGCATGCTGGGATACGAGAGAGGAGGCTCTTTGGTTTGATTATCCGGCATATTCATGCCCTCATGTCCGTGACGCCTTAGATCATTTATAATCGCAGCACATGTTCGCTTCCCCCTGCTTACGGACGGGGCGCCGACGTGGAATCGCGCTCAATCAGCGTCGTAGGAAGCAGAAGCTCCATGTACGGGGCTTCCGGCTGCTCCATCCGCCAGAACAGCTGCCGGATCGCGGTCTGGCCGAACAGCGCTAGATCGACGGCCATTGTGGTCGTCTTCGGCGTAGCGAGCCTGGACAGCTGCCCGTTATCGAAGCTGACGATGGATATATCCGCCGGAACCTGATACCCCATGTTCTGAACGGTCGAATTCACGATGAAGCCGAGACCGTCATTGACGCAGAACCAAGCGGTCGGCTGTTCCCCCATCGCCCGGATTCGCTTCTCCATGAACTCCGGGTCCTCCAGTGCGTCCGAAACGACCCATTCCGGGTTCACGGCCAGCCCCAGCTCATGGTGGGCAAGATGAAAGCCCTCCAGCCGCTCGTAATAACTCGGCGAAAAGGAGGTGTTCCCGATAAAGCCCATTCGGGAATGCCCCAGCTCACACAGGTACTTCACGGCCCGGTATGCACTGAAGCGGTTGTTGGTCAAAATGGCGTCCGCATGCACGTCGGGATGATGATGATCGATCAGCACCGTAGGAATGCCGGTGTCCACCAGCTTATTCATATAGTCGGTGCTCAAGTGGGAGAGGATGAGGATCCCGTCGACTTCCCGCTGTTCAATGAAGGCCGGCAGCGTCTCCTCGTCCATCATTTGCTGGGATATCGATTGAATCTGCAAGCTTTTGCCCCTCTTCTGCACCTCCTTCTCGATCGTCAAGTAGATTTCCCCGAAGAAACCTCTCATGGAAAAGGCAAAGTCCGTCGCAACAAGCGCAATGCTGCCGGTTCCTCCCGCCTGTTCCGCCTGATCGGCGCTCCGCTTCCGGTTCCCCGTGTATACGTAACCCAGCTCATCCGCCGTCCGGAAAATCAGCTTGCGCGTTTCCTCGCTTACGCCCGCCTTGCCGGACAGGGCCTGGGAAACCGAATTCTTCGAGATGTTCAACCGGTCTGCGATATCCTGCATCGTAATTTTTGGCTTCGTCAAGGATAACGTTCCTTTCTCTTACATGAAGAATAATAGTAGCATCGCATCGAAATATTGGATTCTCATCATACTATACCGAAAACCGATAGAGATTTGAAAGATTCTCCATAAACATTACAGTTAATATTGTAACGTTATTAGTTTATATTGTAAATTTATAGTCATTCTACACCTTTCGTCACCCAATAGACGAAATCCGATAATTTTCATAATCATAGCGTTGACAAACTGGG from Paenibacillus ihbetae includes:
- a CDS encoding UvrD-helicase domain-containing protein, yielding MTTSTVSIPFYKRPFGTNRLDVPLAKLASLENSRDLVAHDAPDAAFFRGLESQGLYLNRAQIQAVRHTQGPLLTLAGAGSGKTSVLVSRTGYLIACRRADPSSILLVTFSSKAAAEMKERIMALPGLRAGEAAKVTARTFHSFFLYLLRTRGYRQEILGNARHQQFIIKRILREMGLQDRYEAETLLSLWSAYRMNMTGMNELPGSTPAEVEQREIFARYEEWKVAHDQMDFDDILVLSHRLLTTEPALLASLQRRYRYVMVDEFQDTGLLPYELLKLIVAPHRNLMVVGDDDQTIYGFNGARNEFILEFDQTYPDAKIITLDINYRSLSSIVGLGNEIIRVNQRRRPKLLRSTRKSGSVPLYLRPGDPDQEAELLLNHITEEVRERGRSYRDYAVLYRTASNSRAIFEQLVMRDIPFIHYENGELFYEQWVVKPVMDHLRLSLDRRNFHAMEGVLHTLYVNRDKGMAFIREKDAPRPKKGPLAHLLSYPGLKDFQVEQIRERSKLIKGLQAMEPVSAIQEIRRRFYDKFLEADERQELTLHKELIQEGLDELEASAKRFKEVSEFVGFVDRLIDIHREMAAMKRDEEADAIRLMTIHKSKGLEFPSVCLIGASEGILPHSSSLLAEHLDDHHPLSDKEDKALDALEEERRLAYVAITRARDELIISSPAYYRGRKTDVSRFFRDVFLTEEQREQARGKASEAAAPRRTRGIGLETARRPVASGRPGSSRTAGGASSAGASRERKPITVTVPVTGSPERREPKPPVEMETVNVWLCTGAGCKGWQRIQPAGQAPVRGSRGSEGKACPLCQAPMKQGRKEVPVQKRARRS
- a CDS encoding substrate-binding domain-containing protein, producing the protein MTKPKITMQDIADRLNISKNSVSQALSGKAGVSEETRKLIFRTADELGYVYTGNRKRSADQAEQAGGTGSIALVATDFAFSMRGFFGEIYLTIEKEVQKRGKSLQIQSISQQMMDEETLPAFIEQREVDGILILSHLSTDYMNKLVDTGIPTVLIDHHHPDVHADAILTNNRFSAYRAVKYLCELGHSRMGFIGNTSFSPSYYERLEGFHLAHHELGLAVNPEWVVSDALEDPEFMEKRIRAMGEQPTAWFCVNDGLGFIVNSTVQNMGYQVPADISIVSFDNGQLSRLATPKTTTMAVDLALFGQTAIRQLFWRMEQPEAPYMELLLPTTLIERDSTSAPRP